A genomic window from Chitinophaga pollutisoli includes:
- a CDS encoding SusD/RagB family nutrient-binding outer membrane lipoprotein: protein MKLNKIWMAAVVAGTVGATACKKEGFISYNTNPGTIYNLKPEEQFANAVVATFEADFEYYYDYYRIMMPWMQYHTSQNGNGKTFMAEVGNFNQRRGYFYGRVGNVLTDVQKIIEAMPAGEKDKYQHQNAIATILKVYYAVYTTDINGSMPYTQAFQARYGGTMTPVYDNQQNLYNTFEAELKSAIATLKSASGQASYGNADMFYKGEAANWVKAANALRVRIAMRLLKRDATKAKTIATEALANAADNFAGNADNLDFVTTGEHTGSQNNWDPTAAIFRAPKSLLDFLYTTNDPRLRMFFQKNSYTQENFDLAKAQEKLPPTAVFNPRQYVGSFASPDAAANPVNAKYYTTRTIRKNGADLVLDTLSRVQYRLFCPYSNGGTGRVTFPLLTYAELCFYRAELAARSIVGAPGEAEGWYEKGVKASMAYYSQMAKDAAIVEYSEATDAEINAAYDAPKVKWNAATGLEQIAVQSYINFFKQANEGWSVYKRTGFPNPTSTIFPWERVMADGVEQIMPRRAIFNIPVSTDRNYTNAKAAFDDMAKDADFGQGPTDIYGRVWWDKK from the coding sequence ATGAAACTGAATAAAATATGGATGGCTGCGGTGGTTGCAGGAACTGTAGGCGCTACGGCGTGTAAGAAGGAAGGGTTCATCTCGTACAATACCAATCCCGGCACCATCTACAACCTGAAACCTGAAGAGCAATTCGCTAATGCCGTAGTGGCTACATTCGAAGCGGATTTCGAGTATTATTACGATTACTACCGCATCATGATGCCCTGGATGCAGTATCATACTTCCCAGAATGGGAACGGTAAAACGTTTATGGCCGAAGTGGGCAACTTCAACCAGCGCCGCGGCTATTTCTACGGCCGCGTGGGAAATGTGCTCACTGATGTGCAGAAAATCATCGAAGCCATGCCCGCTGGTGAGAAGGACAAGTATCAGCATCAGAATGCGATCGCTACGATCCTGAAAGTATACTACGCCGTTTATACGACCGACATCAATGGCAGCATGCCTTATACGCAGGCTTTCCAGGCACGTTACGGTGGTACCATGACGCCTGTTTACGATAATCAGCAGAATCTGTACAATACCTTCGAGGCGGAACTGAAATCGGCTATCGCTACACTGAAGTCTGCTTCTGGGCAGGCCTCTTATGGTAATGCCGACATGTTCTACAAAGGGGAAGCCGCCAATTGGGTGAAAGCAGCGAACGCCCTCCGCGTCCGGATCGCGATGCGCCTGTTGAAGCGCGATGCCACTAAAGCAAAAACCATCGCTACCGAAGCGCTGGCGAATGCAGCAGACAACTTTGCAGGAAATGCCGACAACCTCGATTTTGTTACCACCGGCGAACACACCGGTTCGCAAAACAACTGGGACCCGACCGCGGCAATCTTCCGCGCGCCGAAATCGTTGCTGGATTTCCTCTACACTACAAACGACCCGAGGTTGCGGATGTTCTTCCAGAAGAATTCCTACACCCAGGAAAACTTTGACCTGGCCAAAGCACAGGAAAAACTGCCACCAACGGCCGTGTTCAATCCCCGCCAGTACGTGGGCAGTTTCGCATCTCCTGATGCCGCCGCCAACCCGGTTAATGCGAAATATTACACCACCCGCACGATCCGCAAGAACGGCGCGGATCTGGTGCTGGATACGCTGAGCCGTGTGCAATACCGCCTTTTCTGCCCGTACTCAAACGGCGGAACCGGCAGGGTAACCTTCCCGCTGCTGACTTATGCTGAACTGTGCTTCTATCGCGCAGAGCTGGCCGCCCGCAGTATCGTTGGCGCACCCGGAGAAGCGGAAGGTTGGTATGAGAAAGGCGTGAAAGCGTCTATGGCTTACTACAGCCAGATGGCGAAAGACGCAGCTATTGTGGAATACAGTGAGGCTACCGACGCCGAAATCAATGCCGCCTACGATGCACCCAAAGTGAAGTGGAATGCAGCAACGGGCCTGGAGCAGATCGCTGTTCAATCCTACATCAACTTCTTCAAGCAGGCGAACGAAGGCTGGAGCGTTTACAAACGTACCGGATTCCCCAATCCGACATCCACCATCTTCCCCTGGGAACGTGTGATGGCAGACGGTGTCGAGCAGATCATGCCCCGCAGGGCGATCTTCAACATTCCTGTATCTACAGACCGTAACTACACCAATGCAAAAGCCGCCTTTGATGACATGGCGAAGGACGCTGACTTCGGTCAGGGCCCGACCGACATCTACGGTCGCGTATGGTGGGATAAAAAATAG
- a CDS encoding SusD/RagB family nutrient-binding outer membrane lipoprotein produces MNAMYKFGVGALALATFATACTRDFSELNTNPEIVQNMKPEQLITQSQKTMVDRDFEWFYDNYSYIMPWMQFTVAYPNGNPESIFNLVSNVNGWYSAFYTDFGRNLADIERQVAAMGGEERARYAHIAAIATVHKVWGAWRATDVNGSIPYSEALKARTEENFTPKYDTQADLYTQFDAQLKGAITALTTPAAGQVTFGTSDVFYGGDAAKWAKAANVLRLKIAMRLIKRDQEKTRAIVAEVLASPAGLFTGITEEWKFISGTNNFARGGNWAAQGFANRGGKAVIDYLYANNDPRLELFFKKNAFDQTAFNRLKAGGAFPASATWNPRQYVGMPASPDAAKAVENSRLFGVKSFQITENGNTVTVNYDTLSTYQNRLFDLAADGGAEARYTQPFASYAEMCFLISELAVRGLSTEDAQEWYVKGVKASVRSYEQMGKDAAIVDFAAIPEADIDAYLANPNVAFTGTTDVLLEKIGIQQYLNHFKQPWEAWASWKRLGYPKVGGILNREAFVTNGVVRETPRRWALPVPQQLNRPNWSAAVSEMMSGGEYGSAPEEITGRVWWDKK; encoded by the coding sequence ATGAATGCAATGTATAAATTCGGAGTGGGCGCGCTGGCACTGGCAACTTTTGCCACCGCTTGTACCCGCGACTTTTCCGAGCTGAACACCAATCCGGAAATCGTTCAGAACATGAAACCGGAGCAACTGATTACCCAGTCGCAGAAAACGATGGTAGACCGCGACTTCGAGTGGTTTTACGACAACTATTCTTACATCATGCCCTGGATGCAGTTTACCGTCGCTTACCCGAACGGTAACCCTGAGTCCATATTCAATCTTGTGAGCAATGTGAACGGCTGGTACAGCGCGTTTTACACCGACTTCGGCCGCAACCTGGCAGATATCGAGCGCCAGGTGGCAGCCATGGGCGGTGAGGAAAGGGCCCGCTACGCGCATATCGCCGCAATCGCGACTGTACACAAAGTATGGGGTGCCTGGCGCGCGACCGACGTGAACGGCAGCATCCCTTATTCCGAAGCGCTGAAAGCCCGCACCGAAGAGAACTTCACACCGAAATACGACACCCAGGCCGATCTGTACACGCAGTTCGATGCGCAGCTGAAAGGCGCCATTACCGCGCTGACGACACCTGCGGCCGGACAAGTCACTTTTGGAACCTCCGACGTATTCTACGGCGGCGACGCGGCGAAATGGGCGAAAGCAGCCAATGTACTGCGCCTCAAAATCGCCATGCGCCTCATCAAGCGCGACCAGGAGAAGACCCGCGCCATCGTGGCGGAAGTGCTCGCCAGCCCGGCCGGCCTCTTCACCGGTATCACGGAGGAATGGAAATTCATTTCCGGTACCAATAACTTCGCCCGCGGCGGCAACTGGGCAGCGCAAGGCTTCGCCAACCGGGGCGGCAAGGCGGTCATCGACTACCTGTATGCCAACAACGACCCGCGCCTGGAGCTGTTCTTCAAGAAAAATGCCTTTGACCAGACCGCTTTCAACCGGCTGAAAGCAGGCGGCGCATTCCCTGCTTCCGCTACCTGGAATCCCCGTCAATACGTGGGTATGCCTGCTTCTCCCGATGCGGCGAAAGCGGTGGAAAACAGCCGGCTGTTTGGTGTGAAGAGCTTCCAGATTACAGAAAACGGCAATACCGTGACGGTGAACTACGATACCCTCTCCACTTACCAGAACCGCCTGTTCGACCTCGCGGCCGACGGCGGAGCAGAGGCACGCTACACCCAGCCTTTCGCCTCTTATGCGGAAATGTGCTTCCTGATCTCCGAGCTGGCCGTTCGCGGTCTGTCGACCGAGGATGCGCAGGAATGGTACGTGAAAGGCGTGAAAGCGTCTGTCCGTTCCTACGAGCAAATGGGTAAGGATGCGGCCATCGTTGACTTCGCGGCGATCCCCGAAGCGGATATCGACGCATACCTCGCCAACCCGAATGTAGCGTTTACCGGTACTACCGACGTGCTGCTCGAGAAGATCGGCATCCAGCAATACCTGAACCACTTTAAGCAGCCGTGGGAAGCCTGGGCTTCCTGGAAGCGCCTGGGTTATCCCAAAGTAGGCGGCATCCTGAACCGCGAAGCTTTCGTGACGAATGGTGTTGTCCGCGAAACCCCGCGCCGCTGGGCCCTCCCGGTTCCGCAGCAACTCAACCGCCCGAACTGGAGCGCAGCCGTATCAGAGATGATGTCCGGCGGCGAGTATGGTTCCGCGCCGGAAGAGATCACAGGCCGCGTTTGGTGGGATAAAAAATAA
- a CDS encoding TonB-dependent receptor domain-containing protein: MPLNGIYQPELLPNMKLQPSMAGNFEFGADVRFLNNRLGFDVAVYQADIKKQILQLDVPSESGVARKIINAGHLRNRGIEFAINGRPVDGKDFTWDVNLNGSRNINKIIDLDPSIRTYQMNEDQGVHAIAEVGKAYGELVTDYGYVRDPKSGLPIINTNGTSFKRGYASVGNITPDLNLGFSNSFTYKNWSLGFLIQARIGGDIFSASHQYGTGRGTLASTLPGRDAASGGLAWTDLAPDGSVRQRNDGMIPDGVFESGTKRVVNGNEVDLSGMTYPEAYDKGYVSAMSPLNYYGMIGDWGIGIREASVFDATYVALREVSIGYNMPSSITERLKLNKLRLMLVGRNLGYLFNNLPDGIHPEGIRNNATSAFSEYGGTPFVRNMALTVQVGF; encoded by the coding sequence ATGCCGCTTAACGGCATCTACCAGCCCGAATTGCTGCCCAACATGAAGCTGCAGCCTTCCATGGCAGGTAACTTCGAGTTCGGTGCAGACGTCCGCTTCCTGAACAACCGTCTGGGTTTTGACGTGGCCGTGTACCAGGCAGATATCAAGAAACAGATCCTCCAGCTCGACGTGCCCTCCGAATCCGGTGTAGCGCGTAAGATCATCAACGCCGGCCACCTCCGCAACAGGGGTATCGAGTTCGCGATCAACGGCCGCCCTGTCGACGGTAAGGACTTCACCTGGGACGTTAACCTGAACGGCAGCCGCAACATCAACAAGATCATCGACCTGGACCCTTCCATCCGTACTTACCAGATGAACGAAGACCAGGGCGTGCACGCTATCGCTGAAGTAGGCAAAGCTTACGGTGAACTGGTGACCGATTACGGTTATGTGCGCGATCCCAAATCCGGATTGCCCATCATCAACACCAACGGTACTTCCTTCAAACGCGGTTATGCCAGCGTGGGTAACATTACCCCTGACCTGAACCTCGGTTTCAGCAATAGCTTTACGTATAAGAACTGGAGCCTCGGATTCCTGATCCAGGCGCGCATCGGCGGCGATATCTTCTCCGCTTCGCACCAGTATGGTACCGGTCGCGGTACGCTCGCCAGCACCCTGCCCGGCCGTGATGCCGCAAGCGGCGGTCTGGCATGGACGGATCTCGCGCCCGATGGCAGCGTCCGTCAGCGTAATGATGGGATGATTCCCGATGGCGTGTTTGAAAGCGGTACCAAGCGCGTAGTGAATGGCAATGAGGTTGACCTCAGCGGCATGACATACCCGGAGGCATACGATAAAGGTTATGTGTCCGCCATGAGCCCTTTGAACTATTATGGCATGATCGGCGATTGGGGTATCGGCATTCGCGAGGCTTCCGTATTTGATGCAACTTATGTGGCGCTGCGCGAAGTTTCTATTGGCTACAACATGCCTTCTTCCATCACCGAAAGACTGAAACTGAACAAGCTGCGCCTGATGCTGGTGGGCCGTAACCTCGGTTACCTCTTCAACAACCTGCCCGACGGCATCCATCCCGAAGGTATCCGTAACAACGCGACCTCCGCATTCTCCGAATACGGCGGTACGCCCTTCGTGCGCAACATGGCCCTCACCGTTCAAGTTGGTTTCTAA
- a CDS encoding SusC/RagA family TonB-linked outer membrane protein has translation MRRILLLATLLLCCIAPQAWAQHKKAVSGSVKDAAGTPLPGVTILEKGTSNGTVTMGDGTFKISVDPSATLVFTFMGYSQQEVPASAASFNIVLKDDQRSLNEVVVTAMGFKREQRKLGYAVTELKGAEIAKTNSINPVAALQGKVAGVDISGAAGGPQAANRIVLRGAKSLTGNDQPIFVVDGTIFENETSDNAVNFGNALKNFNPDDFESVTVLKGAAATALYGSRAINGAVLITTKKGTTRKGIGVEVNQTYQIESVFKTPIALQNKYGAGQNPFFRQEAGGVQAIDWIGGYSFGPEMLGQNVKLPNGEFAPFNAQPDNWINTYQTGKYSNTNVAVEGGNEKANFRFSYSHLDNNSVQPNNSFKRDVFSLKSSAVVSKYLSVDGGVSYTASNTLNPSRQGGDYTTENIGRKFIYVFPRNYDVNYWSSRYNVPTLAGRNLMDALTEYPGIDYWYALNEDRWKRKESLFMGNLNFNVTATDWMKFVLRGNFSNEQMADDRRQLGWAANFGGDRGMFATAGQNRTQYTLTGIAMFNPKIQNKDWDLNVNVGTEMWNSQIGHRWNMNTVGGLRTPALYSMKNSVGTLNSEYYPLPTKRINSVFAAASLAYKNAWFLDVTARNDWSSALTYPDGSGTNSYLYPSVSAAWEFTETFKQSMPSWMTYGKLRASYAYVGGTSPPGRTTPVTSPVASGTAPDRPTCRLTASTSPNCCPT, from the coding sequence ATGCGAAGAATTCTTCTGCTTGCCACGTTGCTGTTATGCTGCATCGCCCCACAAGCCTGGGCGCAGCACAAGAAAGCAGTATCCGGCTCCGTAAAAGATGCCGCCGGTACACCGCTCCCAGGTGTCACCATCCTGGAAAAAGGTACCTCCAACGGTACCGTAACCATGGGCGACGGAACCTTCAAAATCAGCGTCGATCCCTCTGCCACGCTGGTATTCACATTCATGGGATACTCCCAACAGGAAGTCCCCGCATCCGCCGCGTCTTTCAATATCGTGCTGAAAGATGACCAGCGGTCCCTCAACGAAGTAGTGGTAACCGCCATGGGCTTCAAGCGCGAACAGCGTAAACTCGGTTACGCCGTAACTGAGCTCAAAGGCGCCGAAATCGCGAAAACCAACTCCATTAACCCGGTTGCAGCCCTCCAGGGTAAAGTAGCCGGTGTGGACATCTCCGGCGCCGCCGGCGGCCCCCAGGCCGCCAACCGCATCGTGCTCCGCGGTGCGAAATCCCTCACCGGGAACGACCAGCCGATCTTCGTAGTCGACGGTACCATCTTTGAAAACGAAACATCCGACAATGCCGTGAACTTCGGTAACGCACTGAAGAACTTCAACCCGGATGATTTCGAATCCGTTACCGTACTGAAAGGCGCTGCCGCTACAGCTCTCTACGGCTCCCGCGCCATCAACGGCGCCGTGCTCATCACCACCAAGAAAGGCACGACCCGTAAAGGCATCGGTGTGGAAGTAAACCAGACGTACCAGATCGAAAGCGTATTCAAAACTCCCATCGCGCTGCAAAACAAATACGGCGCCGGCCAAAACCCCTTCTTCCGCCAGGAAGCAGGCGGCGTACAGGCCATCGACTGGATAGGCGGTTACAGCTTCGGCCCAGAAATGCTCGGCCAGAACGTAAAATTGCCTAACGGCGAATTCGCTCCCTTCAACGCCCAGCCCGACAACTGGATCAACACGTATCAAACCGGTAAGTATTCCAACACCAACGTGGCCGTTGAAGGCGGAAACGAGAAAGCCAATTTCCGTTTCTCTTACTCCCACCTCGACAACAACAGCGTGCAGCCGAACAACAGCTTCAAGCGCGACGTATTCTCCCTCAAATCTTCCGCCGTGGTATCAAAATACCTCAGCGTAGATGGGGGCGTTTCCTACACGGCGTCCAATACGCTGAATCCAAGCCGCCAGGGCGGTGATTACACCACCGAGAACATTGGCCGCAAATTTATTTACGTCTTCCCGCGTAACTATGATGTGAACTACTGGAGCTCCCGGTACAATGTACCTACCCTCGCAGGCCGCAACCTCATGGACGCACTGACCGAGTATCCGGGTATTGATTACTGGTATGCCCTGAACGAAGACCGCTGGAAACGGAAAGAAAGCCTGTTCATGGGTAACCTGAACTTCAACGTGACCGCTACCGATTGGATGAAATTTGTGCTCCGCGGTAACTTCAGCAATGAGCAAATGGCCGACGACCGCCGTCAGCTCGGCTGGGCAGCCAACTTCGGCGGCGACCGTGGTATGTTCGCCACCGCCGGACAGAACAGAACGCAGTATACCCTCACCGGTATCGCGATGTTCAATCCTAAAATCCAGAATAAAGACTGGGACCTCAACGTAAACGTGGGTACTGAAATGTGGAACTCGCAGATCGGCCACAGATGGAACATGAATACCGTGGGCGGCCTCCGCACACCGGCGCTTTATTCCATGAAAAACAGTGTGGGCACCCTCAATTCCGAATACTACCCGTTGCCCACAAAACGCATCAATTCCGTTTTCGCAGCGGCCAGCCTGGCGTACAAAAACGCCTGGTTCCTCGATGTGACCGCGCGTAATGACTGGTCCAGCGCCCTGACCTACCCTGATGGTTCCGGCACCAATTCCTACCTCTATCCTTCTGTGAGCGCGGCCTGGGAATTCACCGAAACCTTCAAGCAAAGCATGCCTTCCTGGATGACGTACGGTAAACTCCGCGCCAGTTATGCATACGTAGGGGGGACCTCGCCGCCTGGCAGAACAACACCGGTTACATCACCAGTGGCATCTGGAACGGCGCCGGACAGGCCAACATGCCGCTTAACGGCATCTACCAGCCCGAATTGCTGCCCAACATGA
- a CDS encoding cytochrome c translates to MFRSCASVVFLFLAFARPSAAQEVTFNQDIAPIIHRNCTPCHRPGEAAPFPLITYEDVSRRASFVREVVESGYMPPWKPDGAYRSFAHERKLTPEEISLIGRWAAAKAPKGKGSVKVPDFVNGTLYHRKPDLTLKTEKPFLVKGDNEERFIVFKIPFELADSMNVEAMEFVSNNKKVVHHANFGFHPVEEDVDIHGTAPYVDLSGSDRRQFDQYLPYKKSMTYYGGWIPGTTVESYPAGMGWVMPKRGVILLTVHFAPTGKDEESITGVNLFFTKKPIERKVKLISIGSGGIGERDIDPFFMIQADTVKTFTVKVATPADQSLLYIWPHMHLLGKRFRAWAVTPQGDTVRLVDIPEWDFKWQEIYRYKQLVKVPRGSVLTVEGTYDNTSKNPNNPFNPPRMIFADGDMKTTQEMMTLIMVFLPYQPGDEQLILD, encoded by the coding sequence ATGTTTAGAAGCTGCGCCAGCGTCGTTTTCCTGTTCCTTGCATTCGCACGGCCCTCCGCCGCGCAGGAAGTAACTTTCAACCAGGACATCGCCCCCATCATCCACCGTAACTGCACGCCTTGCCACCGGCCAGGCGAAGCCGCGCCGTTCCCCCTCATCACTTATGAGGATGTGTCGCGCCGCGCATCTTTTGTGCGGGAAGTGGTGGAAAGCGGGTATATGCCGCCCTGGAAACCGGATGGCGCTTACCGCAGTTTTGCGCATGAAAGAAAATTAACCCCTGAAGAAATTTCCCTGATCGGGCGCTGGGCCGCGGCCAAAGCGCCGAAAGGGAAGGGTTCGGTGAAAGTGCCGGATTTTGTAAATGGCACACTTTATCACCGTAAGCCCGACCTCACGCTCAAAACCGAAAAGCCATTCCTCGTGAAAGGCGACAATGAAGAGCGGTTTATTGTATTCAAAATTCCTTTCGAACTCGCCGATTCCATGAATGTGGAAGCGATGGAGTTCGTTTCCAATAACAAAAAGGTCGTGCACCACGCCAATTTCGGATTTCATCCGGTGGAGGAAGACGTTGATATCCACGGTACGGCGCCGTATGTCGATCTTTCGGGAAGCGACCGCCGGCAATTCGACCAGTATCTTCCTTATAAAAAAAGCATGACGTATTACGGCGGATGGATACCCGGTACAACGGTAGAGTCCTATCCGGCCGGGATGGGCTGGGTAATGCCGAAGCGCGGGGTGATTTTGCTGACAGTACATTTTGCGCCGACAGGTAAGGATGAGGAAAGCATCACCGGGGTAAACCTGTTTTTCACGAAAAAGCCCATCGAACGGAAAGTGAAGCTGATCAGTATCGGGAGCGGCGGGATAGGGGAGCGCGACATCGATCCTTTTTTCATGATCCAGGCCGATACGGTTAAGACTTTTACGGTGAAGGTGGCGACGCCGGCAGATCAGAGCCTGCTGTACATCTGGCCGCACATGCACCTGTTGGGCAAGCGATTCAGGGCCTGGGCGGTAACGCCGCAGGGCGATACAGTGCGCCTGGTGGATATTCCTGAATGGGATTTCAAGTGGCAGGAGATTTACCGGTACAAGCAACTGGTGAAAGTGCCCAGGGGCTCGGTGCTCACGGTAGAAGGCACGTATGATAATACCAGCAAGAATCCGAATAATCCATTTAACCCGCCCCGGATGATATTTGCCGACGGCGATATGAAAACGACGCAGGAAATGATGACCCTGATCATGGTGTTTTTACCTTATCAACCCGGTGATGAGCAGTTAATCCTCGATTAG
- a CDS encoding redoxin domain-containing protein: MKSVSILFFALLLGTSVCAADTLRLPALRLRDAQGALQRMQPGNGGTVVVLLAPDCPLCKNYAPALRELQQQLPDVKMYGIVPGKAYTPAMVQEYARQYGISFPLLLDDELAAAKALKGIATPEAFFFSQRGALVYRGLIDDRMAGLGKKRRVVTERYLENAILRNRAGLAVTNSRTEPIGCLINDY; encoded by the coding sequence ATGAAATCCGTTTCTATCCTCTTTTTCGCACTGCTGTTGGGCACGTCTGTCTGTGCCGCCGATACGCTGCGCCTGCCCGCGCTGCGCCTCCGCGACGCACAGGGAGCGTTGCAGCGTATGCAGCCGGGGAACGGGGGGACGGTAGTGGTGTTGCTGGCGCCGGATTGCCCGCTTTGTAAAAATTACGCCCCAGCGCTCCGCGAGCTGCAACAGCAGTTGCCGGATGTGAAGATGTACGGAATTGTTCCCGGGAAAGCGTATACCCCCGCGATGGTGCAGGAATATGCCCGTCAATACGGGATTTCTTTTCCTTTGCTGCTCGACGATGAGCTTGCCGCCGCCAAAGCGTTGAAAGGGATCGCTACGCCGGAAGCCTTTTTCTTCTCTCAACGGGGCGCCCTCGTATACAGGGGGCTGATCGACGACCGGATGGCCGGTTTGGGGAAGAAGCGGCGCGTTGTGACGGAACGCTACCTCGAAAACGCGATCCTCCGCAACAGGGCAGGACTGGCCGTAACAAACAGCCGCACCGAGCCGATCGGGTGCCTCATCAATGATTATTAA